From a region of the Fusobacterium perfoetens ATCC 29250 genome:
- a CDS encoding putative quinol monooxygenase: MILIVAKSIIKKECIEEYKNLVKELIEKSRKEEGNISYDLHQDINNPQAFVFVEYWKDIESIEAHNNSEHFKRIIPEINKIRESAEAVRYEKLDY, translated from the coding sequence ATGATACTTATAGTGGCGAAAAGTATAATAAAAAAAGAGTGTATCGAAGAATATAAAAATTTGGTAAAAGAGTTAATTGAAAAAAGTAGAAAGGAAGAGGGAAATATCTCTTATGATTTACATCAAGATATAAACAATCCTCAAGCTTTTGTTTTTGTAGAATATTGGAAAGATATTGAATCAATAGAAGCTCATAATAATTCAGAACATTTTAAAAGAATTATTCCTGAAATTAATAAAATTAGAGAATCAGCAGAAGCTGTTCGTTATGAAAAATTAGATTATTAA
- a CDS encoding type I phosphomannose isomerase catalytic subunit: MYPLKFKKTLVKKIWGGRKFKDVLNMELPDENLYGESWEVSSHKGGLSYIENGEFAGKYLVEVIESDKETILGKEIVERFKGKFPLLIKYLDINDRLSVQVHPSDEYALRVEGEFGKSECWYVMEASSDATLILGIKEGITKEIFKEKVDKKEFNGLFKTIKVKKGDFINLLPGVVHATLEGSILICEVQQNSDTTYRIYDFDRLVDGKLRELHIDKALDVIDFEGDVQVSTNESRQKLQLVGAIKEELVRGQYFNVDKYLIDGTFEDETNKNFKILSILDGEGEIICNNISYKISKGDTYFIPATLKTVIKGKVEILKSYL, encoded by the coding sequence ATGTATCCATTAAAATTTAAAAAAACTTTAGTAAAAAAAATCTGGGGTGGAAGAAAATTTAAAGATGTTTTAAATATGGAATTACCTGATGAAAATCTTTATGGAGAATCTTGGGAAGTAAGTTCTCATAAAGGTGGACTTTCTTATATTGAAAATGGTGAATTTGCTGGAAAATATCTTGTTGAAGTTATTGAAAGTGATAAAGAAACTATACTTGGAAAAGAAATTGTTGAAAGATTTAAAGGAAAATTTCCATTACTTATTAAATATCTAGATATAAATGATAGACTTTCTGTTCAAGTTCATCCTAGTGATGAATATGCTCTAAGAGTTGAAGGAGAATTTGGAAAAAGTGAATGTTGGTATGTTATGGAAGCTAGTTCTGATGCAACTCTTATTTTAGGAATTAAAGAAGGAATTACAAAAGAAATATTTAAAGAAAAAGTTGATAAAAAAGAATTTAATGGACTTTTTAAAACTATAAAAGTAAAAAAAGGAGATTTTATAAATCTTCTTCCTGGAGTTGTTCATGCTACTTTAGAAGGTTCTATTTTAATTTGCGAGGTTCAACAAAATTCAGATACAACTTATAGAATTTATGATTTTGATAGATTAGTAGATGGAAAATTAAGAGAACTTCATATTGATAAAGCTCTTGATGTAATAGATTTTGAAGGAGATGTTCAAGTGTCTACTAATGAATCTAGACAAAAATTACAATTAGTTGGAGCTATAAAAGAAGAATTAGTAAGAGGACAATATTTTAATGTTGATAAATATCTAATAGATGGTACTTTTGAAGATGAAACTAATAAAAACTTTAAAATTCTTTCTATTTTAGATGGTGAAGGAGAAATAATTTGTAATAATATCTCTTACAAAATTTCAAAAGGAGATACATACTTTATTCCAGCTACTTTAAAAACTGTTATAAAAGGAAAAGTAGAAATTTTAAAATCATATTTATAA
- a CDS encoding NAD(P)H-dependent flavin oxidoreductase, protein MININGLEIEVPIIQGGMAIRCSMSKLASAVANEGGIGVIAGSALPLEELREEIRKARALITNKKGALGVNIMFAVSSFVESVKVCIEEKVDVIICGAGFSRDIFSMVKGTGIKLFPIVSSLKLAKISEKLGADAIVVEGGNAGGHLGTELDSWDIMEEITKNVSLPVFGAGGVITPEDAARMLSLGTTGVQMGTRFVATHECDVDEAFKQMYVNTKKGDVIKIMSSVGLPANAIRSNYSEKVLNETTTPPSTCSSCLKHCSRKFCVSQRLIDGHKGDLENGLFFAGRDVWKVNDIVSVHEIFERFKPVFNK, encoded by the coding sequence ATGATAAATATAAATGGTTTAGAAATTGAAGTTCCTATTATTCAAGGAGGAATGGCTATTAGATGTTCTATGTCAAAACTTGCTTCAGCAGTGGCAAATGAAGGTGGAATAGGAGTTATAGCTGGTTCAGCTCTTCCTCTTGAAGAATTAAGAGAAGAAATAAGAAAAGCTAGAGCTTTAATAACTAATAAAAAAGGAGCTCTTGGTGTAAATATTATGTTTGCTGTATCTTCTTTTGTTGAAAGCGTAAAAGTTTGTATAGAAGAAAAAGTTGATGTTATAATTTGTGGTGCAGGATTCTCTAGAGATATTTTTTCTATGGTTAAAGGTACAGGAATAAAATTATTTCCAATAGTTTCATCTTTAAAACTTGCAAAAATATCTGAAAAATTAGGTGCTGATGCCATTGTTGTTGAAGGTGGAAATGCTGGTGGACACCTTGGAACAGAATTAGATTCTTGGGATATTATGGAAGAAATTACAAAAAATGTTTCTCTTCCTGTTTTTGGAGCTGGTGGAGTAATTACTCCAGAAGATGCTGCTAGAATGTTATCTCTTGGTACTACAGGAGTTCAAATGGGAACTCGTTTTGTTGCTACTCATGAATGTGATGTTGACGAAGCTTTTAAACAAATGTATGTTAATACAAAAAAAGGTGATGTTATAAAAATAATGAGTTCTGTAGGATTACCTGCTAATGCTATTAGAAGTAATTATTCTGAAAAAGTTTTAAATGAAACAACTACACCACCTAGTACTTGTTCTAGTTGTTTAAAACATTGTAGTAGAAAATTCTGTGTAAGTCAAAGACTTATAGATGGACATAAAGGGGATTTAGAAAATGGATTATTCTTTGCTGGAAGAGATGTTTGGAAAGTAAATGATATAGTTTCTGTCCATGAAATTTTTGAAAGATTTAAACCTGTTTTTAACAAATAA
- a CDS encoding flavodoxin family protein, which yields MKVLLVNGSSHRGCTFTALTEITKIFDEEKIEWEIFDIGAEPLRDCIGCKSCTKLENRCVFNDDVVNNFLEKAEKCDGFIFGSPVYYAHPSGRILSLLDRAFYAGKKVFMYKPGASILSARRGGTTASFDVLNKYFTICQMPIVSSTYWNMVHGNTSEEVLKDEEGLQTMRNLGRNMAWILKCIEAGKNNGIVPAKSETEYRTSFIR from the coding sequence GTGAAAGTATTATTAGTTAATGGAAGTTCTCATAGAGGTTGTACATTTACAGCACTTACAGAAATCACTAAAATTTTTGATGAAGAAAAAATAGAGTGGGAAATATTTGATATAGGAGCTGAACCTTTAAGAGATTGTATAGGATGTAAAAGTTGTACAAAATTAGAAAATAGATGTGTATTCAATGATGATGTTGTAAATAATTTTTTAGAGAAAGCTGAAAAATGTGATGGATTTATATTTGGTTCTCCTGTTTATTATGCTCATCCAAGTGGAAGAATACTATCTTTACTTGATAGAGCTTTTTATGCTGGAAAAAAAGTTTTTATGTATAAACCAGGAGCAAGTATTTTATCAGCTAGAAGAGGTGGGACAACAGCTTCTTTTGATGTATTAAACAAATATTTTACAATTTGTCAAATGCCGATAGTTTCATCTACATATTGGAATATGGTTCATGGAAATACTTCTGAGGAAGTTTTAAAAGATGAAGAGGGATTACAAACAATGCGTAATTTAGGTAGAAATATGGCTTGGATATTAAAATGTATTGAGGCTGGAAAAAATAATGGAATAGTACCAGCTAAAAGTGAAACAGAATATAGAACAAGTTTTATTAGATAG